In Populus nigra chromosome 1, ddPopNigr1.1, whole genome shotgun sequence, one genomic interval encodes:
- the LOC133696310 gene encoding cucurbitadienol 11-hydroxylase-like, with product MWAIGLVVVALVVIYYTHMIFKWRSPKIEGVLPPGSMGWPLIGETLQFIIPGKSLDLHPFVKKRMQKYGPIFKTSLVGRPIIVSTDYEMNKYILQHEGTLVELWYLDSFAKFFALEGETRVNAIGTVHKYLRSITLNHFGVESLKESLLPKIEDMLHTNLAKWASQGPVDVKQVISVMVFNFTANKIFGYDAENSKEKLSENYTKILNSFISLPLNIPGTSFHKCMQDREKMLKMLKDTLMERLNDPSKRRGDFLDQAIDDMKTEKFLTEDFIPQLMFGILFASFESMSTTLTLTFKFLTENPRVVEELRAEHEAIVKKRENPNSRLTWEEYRSMTFTQMVVNETLRISNIPPGLFRKALKDFQVKGYTVPAGWTVMLVTPATQLNPDTFKDPVTFNPWRWQELDQVTISKNFMPFGGGTRQCAGAEYSKLVLSTFLHILVTDYSFTKIRGGDVSRTPIISFGDGIHIKFTARA from the exons ATGTGGGCAATTGGATTGGTTGTTGTGGCATTGGTGGTGATATACTATACTCATATGATTTTCAAATGGAGAAGCCCAAAAATTGAAGGAGTTCTCCCTCCAGGTTCCATGGGCTGGCCCCTCATTGGAGAAACTCTCCAGTTCATCATTCCTGGAAAATCTCTAGACCTTCATCCTTTCGTCAAGAAAAGGATGCAAAA GTATGGACCGATCTTTAAAACCAGCCTGGTTGGAAGGCCAATCATTGTGTCCACTGACTATGAAATGAACAAGTACATCTTGCAACACGAAGGAACCTTGGTTGAGCTTTGGTATTTGGATTCCTTTGCCAAATTCTTCGCTCTGGAGGGTGAAACAAGGGTGAACGCTATCGGTACAGTTCACAAATACTTGAGAAGCATAACTTTGAACCACTTTGGTGTCGAGAGCCTTAAAGAATCACTGCTTCCTAAAATCGAAGACATGCTTCACACCAACTTGGCAAAGTGGGCTTCTCAGGGACCTGTTGACGTCAAACAAGTTATCTCTGTC atggttttcaattttactgCAAACAAAATATTTGGTTATGATGCCGAGAACTCAAAAGAGAAGCTCAGTGAGAATTACACGAAGATATTGAACAGTTTCATCTCCTTGCCTTTGAATATTCCTGGCACTTCGTTCCACAAGTGCATGCAG GACCGAGAGAAGATGTTGAAAATGCTCAAGGATACACTGATGGAGAGGCTCAACGACCCATCAAAGCGTCGGGGagattttcttgatcaagccATTGATGATATGAAGACTGAGAAGTTCTTGACGGAGGATTTCATCCCCCAACTCATGTTCGGGATCTTGTTTGCCAGCTTTGAATCCATGTCAACCACCCTAACTCTTACATTCAAGTTTCTTACAGAGAACCCTCGAGTAGTTGAGGAATTGAGA GCTGAGCATGAGGCAATTgtgaagaaaagggaaaatccGAACTCCCGCCTCACATGGGAGGAGTACCGATCAATGACTTTCACACAAATG GTTGTCAACGAAACGCTTAGAATTTCCAACATCCCACCTGGTTTGTTCCGAAAGGCACTGAAAGATTTCCAAGTCAAAG GATACACTGTTCCAGCTGGTTGGACAGTAATGCTCGTTACCCCTGCTACTCAGTTGAACCCTGATACCTTCAAGGATCCAGTCACATTCAATCCATGGCGCTGGCAG GAACTTGACCAAGTTACCATCTCCAAGAATTTCATGCCATTTGGTGGCGGCACGAGACAATGTGCCGGGGCAGAGTACAGCAAGCTGGTCTTGTCGACTTTTCTTCATATCCTGGTCACCGATTACAg CTTTACGAAGATCAGGGGAGGAGACGTCTCTCGGACCCCTATCATTTCATTCGGTGATGGTATCCATATTAAGTTTACAGCCAGAGCATAA